One Electrophorus electricus isolate fEleEle1 chromosome 10, fEleEle1.pri, whole genome shotgun sequence genomic region harbors:
- the si:cabz01093077.1 gene encoding C-C chemokine receptor type 8 isoform X3: MDTATTEYYYYSNTEPCPTISLLNPSVVSATFYLVFVLGLLGNATVLWVLLKVMRVRSMTDVCLLNLALSDLLTVLFLPFWLHTGAHAICQVMAGVYHLGFYSSILFVTLMSVDRYLAIVHAVAAPGARTLRYGIAASLAVWVISSCAALPEAMFSTMVVEDDSTQCQRSYPEHSARVWKLLRNFGENTVGLFVSLPVMVYCYVRILLVLRRTRNSKRGRAMRLIFAIVVIFVVFWVPYNVVVFLDTLQQLGIDDNCNATVLTKAAMEVTEIITLTHCCVNPVIYAFVGEKFRKCLANMCAKYLLCAKLYHLASIQSKVSENETSNTPL; encoded by the coding sequence ATGGACACGGCTACTACTGAGTACTATTACTACAGCAATACAGAACCGTGCCCGACGATCTCTCTCCTGAACCCGTCCGTCGTCTCTGCCACCTTCTACCTGGTCTTTGTCCTGGGGTTGCTAGGAAACGCCACCGTCCTGTGGGTGCTGCTGAAGGTGATGCGCGTGCGGAGCATGACGGACGTGTGTCTGCTGAACTTGGCCTTGTCTGACCTCCTCACCGTCCTCTTTTTGCCTTTCTGGCTGCACACGGGGGCACACGCCATCTGCCAGGTCATGGCGGGTGTCTACCACCTCGGCTTCTACAGCAGCATCCTGTTCGTGACGCTGATGAGCGTGGACCGCTACCTGGCCATCGTGCACGCCGTGGCAGCCCCAGGTGCCCGCACTCTTCGCTACGGCATCGCCGCCAGCCTCGCTGTCTGGGTCATCTCCTCCTGCGCTGCGTTGCCCGAAGCCATGTTCTCCACCATGGTGGTGGAAGACGACTCCACGCAGTGCCAGAGGAGTTACCCGGAGCACTCGGCCCGGGTCTGGAAGCTACTGAGGAACTTCGGGGAGAACACAGTGGGCCTGTTCGTGTCGCTGCCTGTCATGGTGTACTGCTATGTCCGGATCCTGCTGGTTCTGCGCCGGACGAGGAACTCCAAGAGGGGCCGAGCCATGAGGCTGATCTTCGCCATCGTCGTCATCTTCGTTGTCTTCTGGGTTCCGTACAATGTTGTCGTGTTCCTGGACACGCTGCAGCAGCTGGGTATTGATGACAACTGCAATGCTACCGTTCTGACCAAAGCTGCAATGGAAGTGACCGAGATCATCACGCTGACACACTGCTGCGTGAATCCGGTCATCTACGCGTTTGTTGGGGAGAAGTTTAGGAAATGTCTGGCTAACATGTGTGCCAAATATTTACTCTGTGCAAAGCTCTATCACTTAGCATCAATACAGTCAAAAGTATCAGAAAATGAAACATCCAACACACCTTTGTAA
- the si:cabz01093077.1 gene encoding C-C chemokine receptor type 8 isoform X1 — translation MEDAGIAESVTTMDTATTEYYYYSNTEPCPTISLLNPSVVSATFYLVFVLGLLGNATVLWVLLKVMRVRSMTDVCLLNLALSDLLTVLFLPFWLHTGAHAICQVMAGVYHLGFYSSILFVTLMSVDRYLAIVHAVAAPGARTLRYGIAASLAVWVISSCAALPEAMFSTMVVEDDSTQCQRSYPEHSARVWKLLRNFGENTVGLFVSLPVMVYCYVRILLVLRRTRNSKRGRAMRLIFAIVVIFVVFWVPYNVVVFLDTLQQLGIDDNCNATVLTKAAMEVTEIITLTHCCVNPVIYAFVGEKFRKCLANMCAKYLLCAKLYHLASIQSKVSENETSNTPL, via the exons ATGGAGGATGCTGGGATTGCAGAAAG CGTGACAACAATGGACACGGCTACTACTGAGTACTATTACTACAGCAATACAGAACCGTGCCCGACGATCTCTCTCCTGAACCCGTCCGTCGTCTCTGCCACCTTCTACCTGGTCTTTGTCCTGGGGTTGCTAGGAAACGCCACCGTCCTGTGGGTGCTGCTGAAGGTGATGCGCGTGCGGAGCATGACGGACGTGTGTCTGCTGAACTTGGCCTTGTCTGACCTCCTCACCGTCCTCTTTTTGCCTTTCTGGCTGCACACGGGGGCACACGCCATCTGCCAGGTCATGGCGGGTGTCTACCACCTCGGCTTCTACAGCAGCATCCTGTTCGTGACGCTGATGAGCGTGGACCGCTACCTGGCCATCGTGCACGCCGTGGCAGCCCCAGGTGCCCGCACTCTTCGCTACGGCATCGCCGCCAGCCTCGCTGTCTGGGTCATCTCCTCCTGCGCTGCGTTGCCCGAAGCCATGTTCTCCACCATGGTGGTGGAAGACGACTCCACGCAGTGCCAGAGGAGTTACCCGGAGCACTCGGCCCGGGTCTGGAAGCTACTGAGGAACTTCGGGGAGAACACAGTGGGCCTGTTCGTGTCGCTGCCTGTCATGGTGTACTGCTATGTCCGGATCCTGCTGGTTCTGCGCCGGACGAGGAACTCCAAGAGGGGCCGAGCCATGAGGCTGATCTTCGCCATCGTCGTCATCTTCGTTGTCTTCTGGGTTCCGTACAATGTTGTCGTGTTCCTGGACACGCTGCAGCAGCTGGGTATTGATGACAACTGCAATGCTACCGTTCTGACCAAAGCTGCAATGGAAGTGACCGAGATCATCACGCTGACACACTGCTGCGTGAATCCGGTCATCTACGCGTTTGTTGGGGAGAAGTTTAGGAAATGTCTGGCTAACATGTGTGCCAAATATTTACTCTGTGCAAAGCTCTATCACTTAGCATCAATACAGTCAAAAGTATCAGAAAATGAAACATCCAACACACCTTTGTAA
- the si:cabz01093077.1 gene encoding C-C chemokine receptor type 8 isoform X2, which yields MEDAGITESVTTMDTATTEYYYYSNTEPCPTISLLNPSVVSATFYLVFVLGLLGNATVLWVLLKVMRVRSMTDVCLLNLALSDLLTVLFLPFWLHTGAHAICQVMAGVYHLGFYSSILFVTLMSVDRYLAIVHAVAAPGARTLRYGIAASLAVWVISSCAALPEAMFSTMVVEDDSTQCQRSYPEHSARVWKLLRNFGENTVGLFVSLPVMVYCYVRILLVLRRTRNSKRGRAMRLIFAIVVIFVVFWVPYNVVVFLDTLQQLGIDDNCNATVLTKAAMEVTEIITLTHCCVNPVIYAFVGEKFRKCLANMCAKYLLCAKLYHLASIQSKVSENETSNTPL from the exons ATGGAGGATGCTGGGATTACAGAAAG CGTGACAACAATGGACACGGCTACTACTGAGTACTATTACTACAGCAATACAGAACCGTGCCCGACGATCTCTCTCCTGAACCCGTCCGTCGTCTCTGCCACCTTCTACCTGGTCTTTGTCCTGGGGTTGCTAGGAAACGCCACCGTCCTGTGGGTGCTGCTGAAGGTGATGCGCGTGCGGAGCATGACGGACGTGTGTCTGCTGAACTTGGCCTTGTCTGACCTCCTCACCGTCCTCTTTTTGCCTTTCTGGCTGCACACGGGGGCACACGCCATCTGCCAGGTCATGGCGGGTGTCTACCACCTCGGCTTCTACAGCAGCATCCTGTTCGTGACGCTGATGAGCGTGGACCGCTACCTGGCCATCGTGCACGCCGTGGCAGCCCCAGGTGCCCGCACTCTTCGCTACGGCATCGCCGCCAGCCTCGCTGTCTGGGTCATCTCCTCCTGCGCTGCGTTGCCCGAAGCCATGTTCTCCACCATGGTGGTGGAAGACGACTCCACGCAGTGCCAGAGGAGTTACCCGGAGCACTCGGCCCGGGTCTGGAAGCTACTGAGGAACTTCGGGGAGAACACAGTGGGCCTGTTCGTGTCGCTGCCTGTCATGGTGTACTGCTATGTCCGGATCCTGCTGGTTCTGCGCCGGACGAGGAACTCCAAGAGGGGCCGAGCCATGAGGCTGATCTTCGCCATCGTCGTCATCTTCGTTGTCTTCTGGGTTCCGTACAATGTTGTCGTGTTCCTGGACACGCTGCAGCAGCTGGGTATTGATGACAACTGCAATGCTACCGTTCTGACCAAAGCTGCAATGGAAGTGACCGAGATCATCACGCTGACACACTGCTGCGTGAATCCGGTCATCTACGCGTTTGTTGGGGAGAAGTTTAGGAAATGTCTGGCTAACATGTGTGCCAAATATTTACTCTGTGCAAAGCTCTATCACTTAGCATCAATACAGTCAAAAGTATCAGAAAATGAAACATCCAACACACCTTTGTAA
- the LOC113586574 gene encoding C-C chemokine receptor type 5-like isoform X1, with protein MSPTAETYADYYSDVAIPQPCNNANVRDFSSVFIPTIYSIVFIVGSVGNGLVVCVLAKYHKRSNMTDVCLFNLALADLLFLASLPFWAHYAAIAEWTFGSFMCSAVTGFFQLGFYGSIFFMILMTVDRYSVIVHAHTPFLTKHRSVNTGVSLAVVCWVISLGASMPSIIFSQVKNESSGQTCKEEYPEGTYWRFFGYLQLNILGLILPLSVMVFCYSRIIPTLITMRSQKKHKAIKLILALILVFFCFWTPYNVIIFMQFLHHVGYMASCEWQQTLSMSMQWVETLGFCHCCLNPIIYAFVGQKFRTLVVKMLKQWFPLCFSKCRTLASELSERRSSTYSRSSEMSTTKIV; from the exons ATGTCTCCAA CAGCGGAAACCTATGCGGATTACTATAGCGATGTTGCGATACCCCAGCCCTGTAACAATGCCAACGTGAGGGACTTCAGCAGTGTTTTCATCCCCACGATCTACAGCATTGTCTTCATCGTGGGCTCCGTGGGCAATGGCCTGGTGGTGTGCGTCCTGGCAAAGTACCACAAGAGGTCCAACATGACGGACGTGTGCCTCTTCAACCTGGCCTTGGCCGACCTGCTCTTCCTCGCATCCCTGCCCTTCTGGGCCCACTACGCGGCCATCGCCGAGTGGACATTCGGCAGCTTCATGTGCTCGGCCGTCACGGGCTTCTTCCAGCTTGGGTTCTACGGCAGCATCTTCTTCATGATCCTCATGACGGTGGACCGCTATTCCGTCATCGTGCACGCCCACACCCCCTTCCTGACCAAGCACCGCTCGGTGAACACAGGCGTGAGCTTGGCCGTGGTCTGCTGGGTGATCAGCCTGGGGGCATCGATGCCCAGCATCATCTTCTCGCAAGTGAAGAACGAGTCGAGCGGGCAGACATGCAAGGAGGAGTACCCAGAGGGCACCTACTGGAGGTTCTTCGGCTACCTGCAGCTCAACATCCTGGGCCTGATCCTGCCCCTCTCTGTCATGGTGTTCTGCTACTCACGCATCATCCCCACCCTGATCACTATGAGGTCCCAGAAGAAGCACAAAGCCATAAAACTGATCCTGGCCCTGATCCTggtcttcttctgcttctggaCGCCCTACAACGTGATCATTTTCATGCAGTTCCTGCACCACGTTGGCTACATGGCCAGCTGCGAGTGGCAGCAGACCTTGAGCATGTCCATGCAGTGGGTGGAAACACTGGGCTTCTGCCACTGCTGCCTAAACCCCATCATCTATGCCTTTGTGGGGCAGAAGTTCAGGACTTTAGTGGTTAAGATGCTGAAACAGTGGTTCCCCCTCTGCTTCAGCAAGTGCAGGACCCTCGCCAGTGAACtgtcagagaggaggagctcCACGTACTCCCGCTCCTCGGAAATGTCCACCACAAAAATCGTCTAG
- the LOC113586574 gene encoding C-C chemokine receptor type 5-like isoform X2, whose translation MSPTETYADYYSDVAIPQPCNNANVRDFSSVFIPTIYSIVFIVGSVGNGLVVCVLAKYHKRSNMTDVCLFNLALADLLFLASLPFWAHYAAIAEWTFGSFMCSAVTGFFQLGFYGSIFFMILMTVDRYSVIVHAHTPFLTKHRSVNTGVSLAVVCWVISLGASMPSIIFSQVKNESSGQTCKEEYPEGTYWRFFGYLQLNILGLILPLSVMVFCYSRIIPTLITMRSQKKHKAIKLILALILVFFCFWTPYNVIIFMQFLHHVGYMASCEWQQTLSMSMQWVETLGFCHCCLNPIIYAFVGQKFRTLVVKMLKQWFPLCFSKCRTLASELSERRSSTYSRSSEMSTTKIV comes from the exons ATGTCTCCAA CGGAAACCTATGCGGATTACTATAGCGATGTTGCGATACCCCAGCCCTGTAACAATGCCAACGTGAGGGACTTCAGCAGTGTTTTCATCCCCACGATCTACAGCATTGTCTTCATCGTGGGCTCCGTGGGCAATGGCCTGGTGGTGTGCGTCCTGGCAAAGTACCACAAGAGGTCCAACATGACGGACGTGTGCCTCTTCAACCTGGCCTTGGCCGACCTGCTCTTCCTCGCATCCCTGCCCTTCTGGGCCCACTACGCGGCCATCGCCGAGTGGACATTCGGCAGCTTCATGTGCTCGGCCGTCACGGGCTTCTTCCAGCTTGGGTTCTACGGCAGCATCTTCTTCATGATCCTCATGACGGTGGACCGCTATTCCGTCATCGTGCACGCCCACACCCCCTTCCTGACCAAGCACCGCTCGGTGAACACAGGCGTGAGCTTGGCCGTGGTCTGCTGGGTGATCAGCCTGGGGGCATCGATGCCCAGCATCATCTTCTCGCAAGTGAAGAACGAGTCGAGCGGGCAGACATGCAAGGAGGAGTACCCAGAGGGCACCTACTGGAGGTTCTTCGGCTACCTGCAGCTCAACATCCTGGGCCTGATCCTGCCCCTCTCTGTCATGGTGTTCTGCTACTCACGCATCATCCCCACCCTGATCACTATGAGGTCCCAGAAGAAGCACAAAGCCATAAAACTGATCCTGGCCCTGATCCTggtcttcttctgcttctggaCGCCCTACAACGTGATCATTTTCATGCAGTTCCTGCACCACGTTGGCTACATGGCCAGCTGCGAGTGGCAGCAGACCTTGAGCATGTCCATGCAGTGGGTGGAAACACTGGGCTTCTGCCACTGCTGCCTAAACCCCATCATCTATGCCTTTGTGGGGCAGAAGTTCAGGACTTTAGTGGTTAAGATGCTGAAACAGTGGTTCCCCCTCTGCTTCAGCAAGTGCAGGACCCTCGCCAGTGAACtgtcagagaggaggagctcCACGTACTCCCGCTCCTCGGAAATGTCCACCACAAAAATCGTCTAG